One Nicotiana sylvestris chromosome 12, ASM39365v2, whole genome shotgun sequence genomic window carries:
- the LOC104220308 gene encoding uncharacterized protein — translation MNAIIWNVRSVKSMQAFERLITMQRQHHFKFIGIMEPKQKRKKLERYRRRIGMLQAFSNVSNKIWVFVDDDHGVDIVYDLEQQLTLKFTNLDIQISFVVTFVYAKCDSIEPLACGGDFNVTWDEEEKFGGLPISLNEINDFRHCITTCNLSDLGFKGSIYTWWNGRGEADCIFKRLDRCLGNLELQQLWPGIGVTHLSKIGSDHSPMLLNFNPNAAPIKKAFKFLNFWCKHSTFKEVVLQNWKADFTGDPFFVFNHKLKNLKKALSLWSRATYGDIFQKIASLEEVFLVHEIQFERFPTVQNRERLQKVQAELLRFLAFEEEFWKQKSGMSWFQYGDRNTKFFHAQVNGRRRRLQLKRVQDSNGIWLENSKDMADEAVRFFQAQFHEDTVSTAFDIFDHVPALVDHAQNKELIQQPTKEEVRHAVFGLNGESAGGPDGFTRSFFQTCWDIIGDDIVDMVKALFNGHDFPRYVTHTNLVLLPKKKEVVTFSDVRPISLSNFVNKIFSRVVHGRLAVLLPNLISEEQTGFVKGRNIVENVLLTQEIIVAEAKCI, via the exons ATGAATGCCATTATATGGAATGTGAGATCAGTGAAGTCTATGCAGGCCTTTGAGAGGCTTATCACTATGCAAAGACAGCATCATTTTAAATTTATAGGAATCATGGAACCAAAGCAAAAGAGGAAGAAACTGGAAAGATATAGGAGGAGAATTGGTATGCTACAGGCTTTCTCAAATGTATCTAACAAAATCTGGGTGTTTGTGGATGATGATCATGGTGTGGATATTGTGTATGACTTGGAGCAGCAATTGACTTTAAAATTTACAAACCTGGATATTCAAATTTCTTTTGTGGTCACATTTGTATATGCAAAATGTGACTCCATTGAGC CCTTGGCTTGTGGGGGGGATTTTAATGTTACATGGGATGAGGAGGAGAAGTTTGGAGGACTTCCTATTTCTCTAAATGAAATCAATGATTTTAGGCACTGCATTACCACCTGTAATCTTAGTGATTTGGGATTCAAAGGTAGTATATACACATGGTGGAATGGGAGAGGGGAAGCTGATTGTATATTTAAAAGGTTGGATAGGTGTCTGGGCAATTTGGAGCTGCAGCAACTATGGCCTGGCATCGGGGTAACTCATCTCTCAAAAATTGGTTCCGATCATAGCCCAATGCTATTGAATTTCAATCCTAATGCTGCACCTATCAAGAAGGCCTTCAAGTTTCTGAATTTCTGGTGCAAGCACTCAACTTTCAAAGAGGTGGTATTGCAAAACTGGAAAGCAGACTTCACAGGTGATCCATTTTTTGTGTTTAATCACAAgcttaaaaatttgaagaaaGCTTTATCATTATGGAGCAGGGCAACATATGGTGACATTTTTCAAAAGATTGCTAGTCTTGAGGAGGTGTTCTTAGTTCATGAAATTCAATTTGAGAGGTTTCCTACTGTTCAGAATAGAGAAAGGCTGCAGAAGGTTCAAGCAGAACTCCTTAGATTTCTAGCATTCGAGGAAGAATTTTGGAAACAAAAGTCTGGAATGTCATGGTTTCAATATGGTGATAGAAATACAAAGTTCTTCCATGCTCAAGTAAATGGCAGGAGAAGAAGGTTACAGTTGAAAAGAGTGCAAGATTCGAATGGCATTTGGCTTGAGAATAGTAAAGATATGGCTGATGAAGCAGTGAGATTTTTCCAAGCTCAGTTTCATGAAGACACAGTTTCTACAGCATTTGATATCTTTGATCATGTACCTGCATTGGTAGATCATGCCCAGAACAAGGAATTAATTCAGCAACCTACGAAAGAGGAAGTTAGGCATGCAGTTTTTGGATTGAATGGTGAAAGTGCAGGGGGTCCGGATGGATTTACTAGAAGTTTTTTTCAAACTTGTTGGGACATAATTGGTGATGATATAGTAGACATGGTGAAGGCCTTATTTAATGGACATGATTTTCCCAGATATGTAACACACACAAATTTAGTGTTACTACCAAAGAAAAAGGAAGTGGTCACCTTCTCAGATGTGCGACCTATTAGCCTTAGTAATtttgttaataaaatcttttctaGGGTGGTGCATGGAAGACTAGCTGTGTTACTTCCAAACCTCATTTCTGAAGAACAGACTGGATTTGTAAAAGGCAGGAATATAGTAGAGAATGTTCTCTTAACTCAAGAGAtcattgttgcggaagccaaatgtatataa